One Saccharomycodes ludwigii strain NBRC 1722 chromosome VI, whole genome shotgun sequence DNA segment encodes these proteins:
- the CDC23 gene encoding anaphase promoting complex subunit CDC23 (similar to Saccharomyces cerevisiae YHR166C | CDC23 | Cell Division Cycle), which yields MDHYQVYEIKNNLRKSSIELSKWKLIQSAKWSSEALHGIISFDQEEGQEYKKDHDDYSENCSVDLLSKFNIPPSPNTLFTKNFADTASNKTNNKNEEQYTSITNKGTADIPLTQEEEDLYQYASSLFDCREFDRCVSVLSKAKHPRLIFLKLYTTYLSWDKKSQENLENDLLPNTTSNSINNVSNKESTSTRETSTNSRGGNPSNNNNINLRFGTSSIRNYYASSNDDEQNQIFYKQEQCSTAMGNSGLKVNIPSILKELDTTLERILTANDDDASNKKGQTTPRVSSSSALIRKKDKIGLALLYYLQGILLKLQDSQAKALHSFLTSVKLYPYNWTCWSEILDCLSRADEASLLLHHLNREMDPNNVMLHFFKVVLFQEFCKSNTDDYNLNEEFLSDLNYLLTLFPNFAFIKSKQALINYEYMDYINAEQIFDDIVKRDPYRLEDLDTYSNILYVMQKFSKLAYLAQMTSNIDRFRPETCCIVGNYYSSKQDHAKAIMYFRRALTLNKNYTNAWTLMGHEFVELKNTHAAIQAYRRAVEINTRDYKAWYGLGQAYELIGRRLYSLYYLQKACSLKPFDKRMWQSLGNCYEKMDKNEKVYDSIKCYERALQLTNLNEYDSMQLSYKLAELNLKIDNMVVCEKYMKKCCKIGELNHSNLYSPELNSARLWLARHEMSNKHYSTAYQYASGVTDGVSKEIEEARNIARECRRILDKD from the coding sequence atggatcaTTATCAAGTgtatgaaattaaaaacaacttAAGGAAATCTTCAATTGAATTATCTAAATGGAAATTAATCCAATCAGCGAAATGGTCATCCGAAGCCTTACATGGAATTATATCATTCGACCAAGAAGAAGGGCAAGAATACAAAAAAGATCATGATGATTATTCTGAAAATTGCTCGGTAGATTTATTGAGCAAATTTAACATACCGCCTTCACCAAATACTTTATTCACCAAAAACTTTGCAGATACTGCCAGTAACAAAactaacaacaaaaatgaagaaCAATACACAAGCATTACAAATAAGGGTACTGCTGATATTCCATTAACTCAGGAAGAAGAGGATTTGTATCAATATGCATCATCTTTGTTTGATTGTAGGGAGTTCGATCGTTGCGTCTCGGTTTTGAGCAAAGCAAAACATCCAagactaatttttttaaaactatacACAACATATTTGTCCTGGGATAAGAAGTCACaagaaaatttggaaaatgatTTGTTACCCAACACAACAAGTAATTCGATCAATAATGTTTCTAATAAGGAGTCCACCTCAACCAGAGAAACTTCCACTAATAGTCGCGGTGGCAATCCTtctaacaacaacaacataaATTTACGATTTGGCACATCTTCTATTAGAAATTACTACGCTTCTTCCAATGACGATgaacaaaatcaaatattttataaacaagAACAGTGTTCAACTGCAATGGGAAACAGTGGTTTAAAAGTCAATATACCATCAATCCTGAAGGAATTAGACACCACATTAGAAAGAATATTAACAGCTAATGACGATGATgctagtaataaaaaaggcCAAACAACACCAAGAGTATCCTCATCTTCAGCGCTAATACGGAAAAAAGATAAGATAGGATTGGCATTATTATACTACTTGCAAGGTATACTACTGAAACTACAAGATTCTCAAGCAAAAGCTTTGCATTCGTTCTTGACATCGGTCAAATTATATCCTTATAATTGGACTTGTTGGTCTGAAATTTTGGATTGTCTTTCAAGAGCAGATGAAGCCAGCTTATTGCTTCATCATCTAAATAGGGAGATGGATCCAAATAACGTTATgttacatttttttaaagttgtaTTGTTCCAAGAATTTTGTAAAAGCAACACTGATGACTACAACTTGAATGAGGAATTTTTAAGTGATTTAAACTACTTACTAACGTTATTCCCCAATTTTGCATTTATAAAGTCAAAACAAGCGTTAATAAATTACGAATATATGGATTACATAAATGCTGAACAAATATTTGACGATATCGTTAAAAGGGATCCGTATAGGTTGGAAGACCTAGATACCTATTCCAATATCTTGTACGTCATGCAAAAATTCTCAAAGTTGGCTTATTTAGCACAAATGACTAGTAATATAGATAGATTTAGACCAGAAACCTGTTGTATTGTCGGAAATTACTATTCATCAAAACAGGATCATGCAAAAGCAATCATGTACTTTAGAAGAGCGTTGACTCTAAACAAGAATTATACAAATGCCTGGACATTAATGGGCCACGAGTTTgttgaattgaaaaatacacATGCGGCTATACAGGCCTATCGCAGAGCTGTAGAAATTAACACCAGAGATTATAAAGCTTGGTACGGTTTGGGTCAAGCTTATGAACTTATTGGTAGAAGATTATATtctttgtattatttacaGAAAGCATGTAGTTTGAAACCGTTTGACAAAAGAATGTGGCAGAGTTTGGGCAATTGTTATGAAAAAATGGATAAGAATGAAAAAGTATATGATTCTATTAAGTGTTACGAAAGAGCTTTGCAATTAACTAATCTCAATGAATACGACAGTATGCAATTATCTTACAAGTTGGCAGAattgaatttgaaaatagatAACATGGTTGTTTGTGAAAAGTATATGAAGAAATGTTGTAAAATAGGAGAACTTAATCATTCAAATCTTTACAGTCCAGAGTTAAACAGTGCTCGTTTATGGTTGGCTAGGCATGAAATGAGTAATAAACATTACTCTACGGCATATCAATATGCATCTGGGGTTACAGATGGTGtttcaaaagaaattgaagaGGCTAGAAATATTGCAAGGGAATGTAGAAGAATATTGGATAAGGATTGA
- the PRP8 gene encoding U4/U6-U5 snRNP complex subunit PRP8 (similar to Saccharomyces cerevisiae YHR165C | PRP8 | Pre-mRNA Processing) yields the protein MRGNISPPLPELENANFNNEDSSFPPPPPPGFEQEDTNDEDIPPPPPPPGFEQEDVNDEDIPPPPPPPGFEQEDVNDEDIPPPPPPPMFEEEDITIRFNNLPSSSALEAQKIISKNTSQSLLKVEENNTRKFKTFPPPGFEENLPLGSKRKNNTNETSKEQPSTKKRKLFLENELNKSKKDWLTLQKQRFRKDLQNKGMKTPMKKQGKVIPQKVDLPKEHLRKIFNSHINMSGKRFNNDKTIHLAALKYMPHAVLKLLENMPQPWENQKEVRVLYHITGAITFVNEIPRVIEPVYVAQWSTMWIAMRREKRDRQHFKRIRLPTFDDDEPPILYEESIEPLEVPEPIFLELDPEDDRLVSNWLYDSKPLVENRVKVNGSSYKRWKLDIPTLANLYRLATPLVNQVNDPNYYYLFDKKSFMTSKAINNALPGGPKFEPLFPHEDDIDNEDFTEFNSIDRLIFRNKIRTEYKIAYPQLYIPRPRKVEVIKSGNPILCLVENDGMDFFSYDNQLLSAINFKKSEKTQRELLRRKDDFELFQGFKPLLCDESLELPNLDDAVSLYHAPFPFNRKSGHMIRAEDATLMKHWYLQHPDEDDYPLKVKVSYQKLLKNYVLTELHSKKPMAQKKIKLLKRLRNTKYFQQTKIDWVEAGLQVIRQGHNMLNLLIHRKGLTYLHLDYNFNLKPTKTLTTKERKKSRFGHAFHLMREILKITKLLVDVQVQYRLDQIDAYQLADGIYYILNHLGHLTGIYRYKYKIMHQIRACKDLKHVIYYRFNKIIGKGPGCGFWQPAWKVLVFFLRGTTPLLERWLSNLLSRQFEGRSNEVAKTTTKQRVDAYYDLELRASVMNDILDMIPQDLRQSKAKTILQHLGEAWRCWKANIPWDVPGMPVPIKNIIERYVKSKADGWISGAHKNRERIKKGEHVEKNVIRKNLGRLTRLWVRNEQERQEEMQHNGPYISPEEATAIFSTMVDWLSSRDFSPIPFPPLNYKHDNKILVLALENLKQAYENKSRLVQSEREELALIEQAYDNPHETLNRIKKYLLTQRSFKPVQVSMMDYYQYIQPLYTIDPIEKITDAYLDQYLWFEADKRQLFPNWIKPSDSEIPQLLVYKWCQGINNLHDIWNVSDGQSTVLLETSLQQLTENIDFTLLNRLLRLIMDPNMADYITAKNNVKINFKDMSYVNKYGLIRGLFFATFIYQYYGLMVDLLLLGPDRAHELAGGVDSPNEFLAYENLNTEIKHPIRLYCRYFDKIHIVFRLSELDSEDLIKDYLLENPDPNFENAVGYNNKTCWPRDCRMRLMRRDVNLGRALFWEFSSRLPTSIATVKWEDSFVSVYSKNNPNLLFSMCGFEVRILPKSRVIESKSYDEGVWDLINFNTKERTAKAFLRVSDEEITKFDTRIRILVMSAGSNTFTKIAGRWNLALIALFTYFREAIVATTSLLDILVKAETRVQNHVKLGLNSKMPTRFPPVVFYAPKELGGLGMLSASHILIPATDLTWSKQTDTGITHFRAGMSHTDEKYIPTLFRYITSWENEFLDSQRVWSDYAAKRKEALRENRRLAFEELEDSWDRGIPRISTLFQKDRHTLAYDKGYRARTEFKNYRLEHSNSFWWTVANHDGKLWNLNSYRTDVIQALGGIETILEHTLFKGTGFTSWEGLFWEKASGFEDSMQFKKLTNAQRTGLSQIPNRRFTLWWSPTINRANVYVGFLVQLDLTGIFLHGKIPTLKISLIQIFRAHLWQKIHESIVFDLCQILDGQMDVLGIEEVKKEVIHPRKSYKMNSSAADITLNSTSMWSVSKPSLLNESHDEFNEIESDKLWIDVQLRYGDYDSHDISRYVRSKFLDYTTDNVSMYPSPAGVMIGIDLAYNMYDAYGNWSKGLKPVVQNSMATIMRANPSLYVLRERIRKGLQIYQSQIQEPYLNSSNYAELFNDDIKLFIDDTNVYRVTVHKTYEGNVATKPINGCVFILNPRSGQLFMKIIHKSVWAGQKRLGQLAKWKTAEEVTALIRSLPKEEQPKQIIVTRKAMMDPLEVHLLDFPNISLRPSELRLPFAAAMSIDKLSDVVLKATEPQMVLFNMYDDWMDSISSYTAFSRLILLLRGLKTNEERAKYILYKDPTITIRPHHLWPSFSDEQWIEVESNMRDLILEEYSNKYNVNISSLTQTEIKDLILGQNIKAPSVRRQKILELQEAKQKLDEQTMAVADTAMKTKSVNAQGEEIVVVASSNYETQTFSSKNEWRARAISNSLLSLRLKNIFVSSTTFVDQKNVYILPKNLLSKFIEISDSRSQIAGLLYGLSPSPEQNMIKEIRTIVMLPQIGNELSVNVSRKLPTKSRVLEGMELLGWVHTQFSEFKFMTPSEISTHSQLFSSGGTGGCIDLSIFSTSGSLSLSAYTLSEKGFEWGLQNKAIHDTDPDGFEPSYSQYAQLLLSDRIIGNFVVPDNELWNYAFMGSNFNPDVKYNLKIDVPIGFYAELHRAIHFTQFNEFVGDDLEANQEDLFD from the coding sequence ATGCGTGGCAATATATCACCACCTCTGCCAGAGTTGGAAAATgctaattttaataatgaagatTCATCTTTTCCACCACCACCGCCGCCTGGTTTTGAACAAGAGGATACGAATGACGAAGATataccaccaccacctCCTCCTCCTGGTTTTGAACAAGAAGATGTGAATGACGAAGATataccaccaccacctCCTCCTCCTGGTTTTGAACAAGAAGACGTGAATGATGAAGATATACCACCACCCCCACCACCACCAATGTTCGAAGAGGAAGATATCACTATTCGTTTTAATAACTTACCATCTTCTTCAGCCCTTGAAGCTCAAAAGATTATCAGTAAAAATACTTCCCAGTCACTGCTTAAAGTAGAAGAAAACAATacaagaaaatttaaaacttttccTCCACCAGGTTTTGAAGAAAACCTACCTTTAGGATCcaagagaaaaaataatactaatgaaACCTCAAAAGAACAAccttcaacaaaaaaaagaaaactttttttggaaaatgaattgaataaatctaaaaaagATTGGTTAACAttacaaaaacaaagattTAGAAAAGACCTACAAAATAAAGGTATGAAAACACCTATGAAGAAACAAGGGAAAGTCATTCCCCAGAAAGTTGATCTTCCTAAAGAGCATTTAAGAAAGATTTTTAATAGTCACATAAATATGTCTGGAAAGAGGTTTAATAACGACAAGACTATCCATTTAGCGGCTTTGAAATATATGCCTCATgctgttttaaaattactTGAAAATATGCCACAGCCATGGGAAAATCAAAAGGAGGTACGTGTCTTGTATCATATAACAGGGGCTATTACATTTGTGAACGAGATACCAAGGGTTATTGAGCCAGTATATGTTGCCCAGTGGTCTACTATGTGGATAGCAAtgagaagagaaaaaagagatagacaacattttaaaagaattagatTACCCACctttgatgatgatgaaccACCAATTTTGTATGAAGAGTCAATCGAACCTTTGGAAGTTCCAGAACCCATTTTTTTAGAATTGGATCCAGAAGACGATAGGCTAGTTAGCAATTGGCTATATGATAGCAAACCATTGGTGGAAAATAGGGTAAAAGTTAATGGTTCATCCTATAAACGTTGGAAGCTTGATATACCAACATTGGCGAATTTGTATAGATTAGCTACTCCCTTGGTTAACCAGGTAAATGACcctaattattattacttattCGATAAAAAGTCCTTTATGACTTCAAAGGCGATTAATAACGCTCTTCCCGGTGGTCCAAAGTTTGAACCGTTATTTCCTCATGAAGATGATATAGATAACGAAGATTTTACTGAGTTTAACAGCATTGATCGTCTCATATTTCGTAATAAGATAAGAACCGAATATAAAATTGCGTATCCGCAATTATATATCCCGAGACCACGAAAAGTTGAGGTTATCAAATCTGGGAACCCAATATTATGTCTAGTAGAAAATGATGGAATGGATTTTTTCAGTTATGACAATCAGCTTTTGAGTGCTAtcaactttaaaaaatcgGAAAAGACACAAAGAGAACTTTTACGTAGGAAGGATGATTTTGAATTGTTTCAAGGTTTCAAACCCTTGTTGTGTGACGAAAGTTTAGAATTGCCCAATTTGGATGATGCAGTTTCATTGTATCATGCACCCTTCCCATTTAACCGAAAAAGTGGGCACATGATAAGGGCCGAGGATGCAACGTTGATGAAACATTGGTATTTACAGCACCCAGACGAAGATGACTATCCGCTAAAAGTGAAAGTTTCATATCAGAAACTGTTGAAGAATTACGTTTTAACCGAATTACACTCGAAAAAGCCCATggcacaaaaaaaaatcaaattgtTAAAGCGTTTGAGAAATACTAAATATTTCCAGCAAACTAAAATTGATTGGGTTGAAGCAGGATTACAAGTAATTAGACAAGGTCACAACATGTTAAATCTATTGATACATCGTAAAGGATTAACTTACTTGCATTTGGATtataatttcaatttgaAGCCAACCAAAACTTTGACTACAAAGGAACGTAAAAAATCAAGATTCGGTCATGCATTCCATCTAATGAGAGAAATTCTAAAGATTACTAAATTGCTAGTTGATGTTCAAGTTCAATATAGGTTGGACCAAATTGATGCATACCAACTGGCAGAtggtatttattatattttgaatcATTTGGGTCATTTAACGGGTATTTATCgttacaaatataaaatcatGCACCAGATTAGGGCATGCAAAGACTTGAAGcatgttatttattatagattcaataaaataatcgGTAAGGGGCCGGGATGCGGTTTTTGGCAGCCAGCATGGAAAGTtttggtgttttttttgagaGGTACGACCCCCTTATTGGAAAGATGGCTAAGTAATTTATTAAGCAGACAATTTGAAGGTCGTTCTAACGAGGTAGCAAAGACTACCACAAAACAGAGAGTGGACGCCTACTATGATCTAGAGTTAAGAGCTTCTGTTATGAATGATATATTGGATATGATCCCGCAGGATTTAAGACAGAGCAAGGCGAAAACAATTTTACAACATTTGGGTGAGGCATGGAGATGTTGGAAGGCAAATATACCTTGGGATGTTCCTGGAATGCCCGTtccaattaaaaatatcattgaGAGATATGTGAAATCTAAAGCGGATGGTTGGATCTCGGGTGCTCATAAAAATAGAGAACGGATAAAGAAAGGTGAGcatgttgaaaaaaatgtaataCGTAAAAATTTGGGCAGATTAACCAGATTATGGGTTAGAAATGAACAAGAACGTCAAGAGGAAATGCAACATAATGGACCATATATTTCACCAGAAGAAGCCACAGCAATATTTTCTACTATGGTTGATTGGCTATCTTCACGAGATTTTTCACCAATTCCTTTCCCGCCTTTAAACTATAAgcatgataataaaatcttGGTATTGGCGttggaaaatttaaaacaggcttacgaaaataaaagcaGGTTGGTTCAGTCAGAAAGGGAAGAGCTTGCATTGATCGAACAGGCTTATGATAATCCACATGAGACTTTGAATAGGATAAAGAAGTATTTACTTACACAACGGTCTTTTAAGCCTGTGCAAGTGAGTATGATggattattatcaatatattCAACCACTTTACACCATTGACcccattgaaaaaattacagaCGCATATTTAGATCAGTATCTATGGTTTGAGGCTGATAAAAGACAGTTGTTCCCAAATTGGATCAAACCCAGCGATTCTGAGATTCCTCAATTGTTGGTTTATAAGTGGTGTCAAGGTATTAACAACTTGCACGATATATGGAATGTCTCTGATGGTCAATCTACAGTTTTGCTAGAGACTAGCTTACAGCAACTTACTGAAAATATTGACTTCACTTTATTAAACCGTTTGCTAAGATTGATAATGGACCCTAATATGGCAGATTATATAACTGCGAAAAATAATGTCAAGATAAACTTCAAAGATATGAGTTACGTTAATAAGTATGGTCTAATTCGAGgccttttttttgcaaCATTTATCTATCAGTACTATGGTTTGATGGTTGatctattgttattaggTCCAGATAGAGCACATGAATTGGCAGGAGGTGTGGATTCGCCTAATGAATTTTTAGCGTACGAAAACCTAAACACCGAGATTAAACATCCGATAAGACTCTATTGTCGTTATTTTGACAAAATACACATTGTTTTCCGCTTAAGCGAATTGGATTCAGAGGATTTGATTAAGGATTACTTGTTGGAAAATCCAGATccaaattttgaaaatgcGGTTGGTTATAACAATAAGACGTGTTGGCCACGTGACTGTCGTATGAGATTAATGAGGCGAGATGTAAACTTAGGCAGGGCTTTATTTTGGGAATTCTCCTCGAGGTTGCCGACTTCAATAGCCACTGTTAAATGGGAGGATTCGTTTGTTTCTGTTTACAGTAAAAATAACCCCAATTTGCTATTTTCTATGTGTGGCTTTGAAGTTAGAATACTTCCAAAGAGCAGGGTCATTGAATCTAAGTCTTATGACGAAGGTGTATGGGATTTAATCAACTTTAACACCAAAGAAAGGACTGCCAAAGCTTTTTTGAGAGTTTCAGATGAGGAAATAACTAAATTTGACACAAGGATTCGTATTTTAGTAATGTCAGCTGGCTCCAATACGTTTACTAAGATTGCAGGTAGATGGAATTTGGCGTTGATAGCATTGTTTACCTATTTTAGGGAGGCTATTGTTGCCACAACCTCTCTTTTGGATATTTTGGTGAAAGCGGAAACAAGGGTGCAAAACCATGTTAAGTTAGGGTTAAACTCCAAAATGCCGACACGTTTCCCTCCAGTTGTATTTTACGCTCCCAAAGAATTGGGTGGTTTGGGTATGCTAAGTGCTTCACACATTTTGATTCCTGCTACTGATTTAACGTGGTCTAAACAAACAGATACAGGCATAACTCATTTCAGGGCTGGTATGTCACATACggatgaaaaatatatccCCACTTTATTTAGATACATCACTTCGTGGGAAAATGAGTTTTTAGATTCACAACGAGTGTGGTCCGATTATGCTGCAAAGAGGAAAGAAGCCCTTCGAGAAAATAGAAGATTGGCCTTTGAAGAGTTAGAAGATTCCTGGGATCGAGGTATACCACGTATCAGCACCttatttcaaaaagatAGGCACACTTTGGCGTATGATAAGGGGTATAGGGCCCGTACTgaattcaaaaattatcGTTTGGAGCATTCAAACTCTTTTTGGTGGACTGTTGCTAACCATGATGGCAAATTATGGAACTTGAACAGTTATCGTACGGATGTTATTCAGGCACTTGGTGGGATTGAAACTATTCTAGAGCACACGTTGTTCAAAGGTACTGGATTTACGTCCTGGGAGGGGTTGTTTTGGGAAAAGGCATCTGGATTTGAGGATTCTATGcagtttaaaaaattgacaAATGCGCAAAGAACTGGTTTAAGTCAAATTCCGAATCGACGCTTTACTTTATGGTGGTCACCTACAATTAACAGGGCCAATGTTTATGTTGGATTTTTGGTTCAGTTGGATTTGACTGGTATATTTTTGCATGGTAAGATCCCAACATTGaaaatttcattaattCAAATTTTCCGGGCCCATTTATGGCAAAAGATCCATGAGAGTATTGTTTTCGATTTATGCCAAATTTTGGATGGACAAATGGATGTTTTGGGGATAGAAGAAGTCAAGAAAGAGGTTATTCATCCACGTAAATCGTACAAGATGAATTCTTCAGCCGCTGATATTACCCTAAATAGTACAAGCATGTGGAGTGTTTCCAAACCATCACTATTAAATGAAAGTCACGATGAGTTTAATGAAATTGAATCGGACAAGTTATGGATTGATGTTCAGTTGAGATATGGAGATTACGATTCGCACGATATATCGCGATATGTTCGTTCCAAATTTTTAGATTACACTACTGACAATGTTAGTATGTATCCATCGCCTGCCGGTGTTATGATTGGTATTGATTTGGCATATAATATGTATGATGCCTATGGTAATTGGTCTAAAGGATTAAAGCCAGTAGTTCAAAATAGTATGGCTACGATTATGCGTGCAAATCCATCGTTGTATGTATTGAGAGAACGTATTCGTAAGGGGCTACAAATTTATCAATCTCAAATACAAGAGCCGTATTTGAATTCGTCAAACTATGCTGAGTTGTTTAATGATGATATCAAACTATTTATTGATGACACCAACGTTTATCGTGTTACAGTGCATAAGACATATGAGGGGAATGTTGCCACCAAACCGATTAATGGGTGTGTTTTTATCTTAAATCCTAGGAGCGGGCAATTATTCATGAAAATTATTCACAAATCGGTATGGGCTGGGCAAAAGAGATTGGGTCAATTAGCTAAGTGGAAGACTGCAGAAGAAGTTACTGCGTTGATCAGATCTTTACCGAAAGAAGAACAACCCAAGCAGATTATTGTTACTCGTAAGGCTATGATGGATCCATTAGAGGTTCACTTATTGGACTTTCCGAATATCTCACTCAGACCTTCCGAGTTAAGGTTGCCATTTGCTGCTGCCATGTCTATTGATAAATTATCAGatgttgttttaaaagCTACCGAGCCACAAATGGTGCTGTTTAATATGTATGATGATTGGATGGATAGTATTTCTTCTTATACAGCATTTTCTAGGTTGATCTTATTACTAAGAGGCTTGAAAACTAACGAAGAAAGAGCCAAATACATTTTATATAAGGACCCAACAATTACTATAAGACCGCACCATTTATGGCCCTCGTTTTCTGATGAACAATGGATTGAGGTTGAATCCAACATGAGAGACTTAATTTTGGAGGAATACAGCAACAAGTACAATGTTAATATATCCTCTTTGACCCAAACAGAAATTAAAGATCTAATTTTGGGTCAAAATATTAAGGCACCATCAGTAAGGAGACAGAAGATATTAGAGTTGCAAGAGGCCAAGCAGAAATTGGATGAACAAACCATGGCTGTTGCAGATACCGCGATGAAAACGAAAAGTGTTAATGCACAAGGTGAAGAGATTGTGGTTGTTGCTTCTTCGAACTATGAAACACAaacattttcttcaaaGAATGAATGGAGGGCACGTGCTATTTCAAATTCGTTGTTATCTTTAAggttgaaaaatatttttgtttcatcAACAACATTTGTCGATCAAAAGAACGTTTATATTTTGcctaaaaatttattgagCAAATTTATAGAAATATCAGATTCTAGATCACAAATTGCTGGTTTACTTTACGGCTTGTCGCCCTCCCCCGAACAAAATATGATTAAGGAGATAAGAACTATAGTTATGCTACCTCAAATAGGAAATGAATTGTCTGTTAATGTGTCCAGGAAATTGCCAACAAAATCAAGGGTCCTTGAAGGAATGGAGTTGCTAGGTTGGGTACACACGCAATTTAGTGAATTTAAGTTTATGACTCCCTCTGAGATTTCTACTCATTCTCAGCTTTTCAGTAGTGGTGGTACTGGTGGTTGTATTGatctttctattttttccaCTTCTGGTAGCTTGTCGTTGTCTGCTTATACTTTATCTGAAAAGGGGTTTGAGTGGGgattacaaaataaagcTATACATGATACTGATCCAGATGGATTTGAGCCAAGTTACAGCCAGTATGCTCAATTGTTGTTATCCGACCGTATTATTGGTAATTTTGTGGTTCCTGACAATGAGTTATGGAACTATGCTTTTATGGGGTCGAATTTCAATCCGGACGtgaaatataatttaaaaattgatgTTCCAATAGGTTTTTATGCTGAATTACATCGTGCTATTCATTTTACTCAATTCAATGAATTTGTTGGTGATGATTTAGAGGCCAACCAAGAAGATTTGTTTGATTAG